Proteins co-encoded in one Arachis hypogaea cultivar Tifrunner chromosome 11, arahy.Tifrunner.gnm2.J5K5, whole genome shotgun sequence genomic window:
- the LOC112723964 gene encoding protein FAR1-RELATED SEQUENCE 5-like — protein MSGIFTDTEMNEQYQEDDDFNQQEELVTDQDMMDEQNEFEQDFRDIIIEGAFFSESDTSDYIVEAAYAVDSVQDITSVKFSENFAEEIGKYHFSTLQLAFDFYMKYSKSKGFSARKSKTFKNSSGDIYRQLFVCHRQGFRMEKYYTMEKRKKEPRLETRTGCEARMDVKFVPESGRWHIFYFSDEHNHDLLDTQFSAMLPAHRKMSEADIMQMMNMLKSGISTSQIFSLLASQAGGYEFVGYGPRDMYNKIARERRQIPGDAARVLKKLEGMRLKDPQLYFKACHDSRGLLRNLFWSDGISQLDYRLFGDVIAFDATYKKNKYSFPLVIFSGVNHHNQTTVFAAALIADETTDTYVWLLRQLMFAMRGKTPTSIITDGAMAIRNAVRDVFPEVRHRLCAWHLIRNATSNVGNPSFTSKFRKIMTGDYEIPVFKRKWVQLIEEFGIEDKPWVINMYEEKHMWATAYLRGKFFAGFRTTSRCEGLHSVVGSADYESTRGVPVMQTCIELLERYAAELYTHEIFLFFRPFLSRAGSMRVLNIDNNDDCIKYIVCKHGRPDFTWTVDFRQEEMIFMCTCLRMESFGIPCEHIVKVLVDRDIREIPRSLVLDRWTKKVKSALNDPSGFTRDAVVISRQSALVEFSKQLAAVAAKVPERYEETRDLIMGLYSSYKAADEGDNQPHSGVARSINPYVHPTTGGSEQPSKRKKRQRCSVCQMEGHKKTTCPWQKDIDNNVLENEAIGSDDGDMCTEATAELDSDS, from the exons ATGTCAGGTATATTTACGGACACTGAGATGAATGAGCAATATCAGGAGGACGATGACTTTAACCAACAAGAAGAGCTAGTAACTGACCAAGATATGATGGATGAACAGAATGAATTCGAACAAGATTTCAGAGATATCATAATCGAGGGAGCGTTTTTTTCTGAATCTGATACGTCAGATTATATCGTTGAAGCCGCTTATGCGGTTGACTCCGTGCAAGACATTACATCTGTGAAATTTAGTGAGAATTTTGCGGAGGAAATTGGCAAATACCACTTTTCTACTTTGCAGCTTGcatttgatttttatatgaagTACTCAAAGTCGAAGGGCTTTAGTGCAAGGAAGAGCAAGACCTTCAAGAATAGTAGTGGCGATATTTACAGACAACTGTTTGTATGCCACAGGCAAGGATTCAGGATGGAGAAATATTACACGATggaaaaaaggaagaaggagcCTAGGTTGGAAACAAGAACTGGATGTGAAGCCCGAATGGATGTTAAATTTGTACCAGAAAGTGGAAGGTGGCATATCTTTTATTTCTCTGACGAACACAACCATGATCTATTGGATACACAATTCAGTGCTATGTTGCCTGCCCACAGAAAAATGTCAGAGGCAGATATTATGCAAATGATGAACATGCTAAAGTCAGGGATCAGCACCTCACAGATATTTAGTCTTCTAGCTAGCCAAGCAGGCGGATACGAATTTGTTGGCTATGGTCCCCGAGATATGTACAATAAGATTGCTCGGGAGAGGCGTCAAATTCCTGGTGATGCAGCACGAGTGTTGAAGAAGTTGGAGGGTATGCGGTTGAAGGATCCACAATTATATTTCAAGGCATGTCACGATTCAAGAGGTCTGTTACGTAATTTGTTCTGGTCTGATGGGATTAGCCAACTAGACTACCGACTCTTCGGGGATGTTATTGCTTTTGATGCTACGTACAAGAAGAACAAGTATAGTTTTCCGTTAGTAATATTCAGCGGGGTTAACCACCACAACCAAACAACTGTTTTTGCTGCTGCGTTAATCGCAGACGAAACTACTGATACATATGTTTGGCTCCTGCGTCAGCTCATGTTTGCAATGAGGGGCAAGACCCCGACCTCAATCATAACTGATGGGGCCATGGCGATTAGGAATGCAGTGAGAGATGTATTTCCCGAAGTCAGACATAGATTATGCGCTTGGCACCTTATTCGAAATGCAACTAGCAATGTTGGAAATCCATCGTTTACATctaaatttagaaaaatcatGACAGGAGACTACGAGATTCCCGTGTTTAAGCGTAAGTGGGTTCAGCTTATTGAAGAATTTGGAATTGAGGATAAGCCGTGGGTGATCAACATGTACGAAGAGAAGCATATGTGGGCTACTGCATATCTAAGAGGAAAATTCTTTGCTGGCTTTAGAACTACATCAAGATGTGAAGGTTTACACTCAGTTGTGGGAAG TGCTGATTATGAATCTACACGTGGGGTGCCCGTCATGCAAACTTGTATAGAGCTGCTAGAGAGATATGCTGCTGAGTTATACACTCATGAGATATTTCTTTTCTTTCGGCCATTTCTCTCCAGAGCTGGATCAATGCGGGTTCTGAACATAGATAATAACGATGATTGCATAAAATACATTGTGTGTAAGCATGGGAGGCCCGATTTTACGTGGACCGTTGATTTTCGTCAAGAAGAAATGATCTTCATGTGTACCTGTTTACGAATGGAGTCATTTGGTATTCCCTGCGAACATATTGTGAAAGTTCTGGTTGACAGAGACATCCGTGAGATTCCCCGGTCATTGGTATTGGATAGATGGACAAAAAAGGTTAAATCAGCACTCAATGATCCAAGTGGGTTCACCAGGGATGCTGTTGTTATTAGTCGTCAAAGTGCTTTGGTGGAATTTTCTAAACAACTGGCTGCTGTTGCTGCTAAAGTACCAGAGAGATATGAAGAGACACGTGATTTAATTATGGGATTGTACTCATCTTACAAGGCTGCAGACGAAGGAGATAATCAACCTCACTCAGGTGTTGCTAGAAGTATCAATCCGTATGTGCATCCAACCACTGGAGGCTCAGAACAGCCATCTAAGAGGAAGAAGCGGCAACGTTGTAGTGTTTGTCAAATGGAAGGACATAAGAAGACAACATGTCCTTGGCAAAAGGACATTGACAACAACGTTTTAGAAAATGAAGCAATCGGTTCGGACGATGGCGACATGTGTACCGAAGCAACGGCTGAGTTAGATAGTGATAGTTAG
- the LOC112719873 gene encoding uncharacterized protein, with amino-acid sequence MLQWMGGSRKNVNTSRMSTQKRQKQYFEQKKRQQQNLQMLGLDNCTNSTGITAQNRKQHRSLDILNLLNLSTNTQKCDSSHLKGRDDGESNISTLPNSISANQPTIFANMDTNVDTYRFEEAKAGSYLCRQIETSPKKILTSFPTQKNPTVNQQASQSKTVNDQYSELSVIDLLCCDEPTATVEKCPTCEDHVSFSLEGLGKVGTETPVHSPEQARIPRHHSPLLKNGRKSKMKNLDYVLDDIELEVDTMMEDIKVSPISNSQNFPFNKVKLDSAVAGDRKHYYDYANKKGSTVSEEFFYTTENSKESLWNVGSGFLEKQFDNKEGFDDTLWNRTFESGSRSPEVVHGRSCKVGSYAFDEDLPPKPWSSATAMKEINTSERPTLLFNGQLENDFDFYMPRGARCPRLDVGFNAENLVPEDIRDNSSLQSDESCSSTAVMGEAIKHSSSRLRTEDNRRNRIDAFASTRNKCSTKEEKRSSMSNPSKRKSSHYSTSILQEELSAHNIWQFEERCVSVDRSSGATSFCQDLEENFPVFGAKNKTEDPFNIFTNPELQNKVSASSGGFKRAALADSPPRSFTSHKFAFPCSKAFPDAGSWPMSSGLSPDFQFKEKPQDAAGFHRETSSSDTSAQGSASKGERKVRLQKHRCNTFEQGEDIFMGDNELSSDKKMERDASNSNNHKQEGQGTEDTNPKTTESLEKTDDSPNHVEEISSSMKKANKHENKVEKRESNCDAENPLKYETTEEEIKNWGHEGGRNTTVSGKHSNEHTSLSGQVMIETYVFQLLCVQKVWKEACTSTTPGRNNPFLGPGSDAIFHRI; translated from the exons ATGTTGCAATGGATGGGAGGATCGAGGAAGAATGTTAATACT TCAAGAATGTCAACGCAGAAGAG ACAAAAACAATATTTTGAACAAAAGAAGCGTCAGCAACAAAATCTGCAGATGCTTGGGTTAGATAACTGTACTAACAGCACAGGCATAACTGCACAGAACCGCAAACAACATCGTTCGCTAGACATTCTTAATTTGCTTAACTTGTCAACAAATACACAAAAATGCGACTCTTCCCATCTTAAGG GGAGGGATGATGGAGAAAGCAATATTTCTACCTTGCCCAACAGTATCTCAGCAAATCAACCAACTATTTTTGCAAACATGGATACTAATGTAGATACCTACAGATTTGAAGAAGCAA AAGCAGGATCGTATTTGTGCCGCCAGATAGAAACATCTCCAAAGAA GATTTTAACAAGTTTTCCCACTCAAAAAAATCCTACTGTCAATCAACAGGCCAGCCAATCAAAGACAGTAAATGATCAAT ACTCGGAATTATCTGTTATCGATTTACTTTGTTGCGATGAGCCCACTGCCACTGTGGAGAAGTGTCCAACCTGTGAAGATCATGTTTCTTTTTCACTTGAAG GTTTGGGTAAAGTGGGGACAGAGACGCCAGTTCATTCCCCAGAACAAGCTAG AATTCCGCGCCACCACTCTCCATTGCTGAAGAATGGAAGGAAATCAAAAATGAAAAACCTCGATTATGTGCTGGATGACATTGAGCTTGAAGTG GATACAATGATGGAAGATATCAAGGTTTCCCCTATAAGCAATTCTCAGAACTTCCCATTTAACAAAGTAAAGCTAGATTCGGCTGTTGCTGGAGACCGCAAGCATTATTATGATTATGCTAACAAAAAGGGCTCTACTGTCAGTGAAGAATTCTTCTACACGACTGAAAATAGTAAAGAAAGCCTATGGAATG TTGGTTCTGGCTTCCTTGAAAAGCAATTTGACAACAAAGAAGGCTTTGATGATACCTTATGGAATCGGACTTTTGAAAGTGGTTCTAGGTCCCCTGAAGTAGTGCATGGAAGGTCCTGCAAAGTGGGAAGTTATGCTTTTGATGAGGACCTACCACCAAAGCCATG GTCCTCAGCAACAGCAATGAAAGAAATCAACACAAGCG AGCGACCGACTTTGCTTTTCAACGGCCAATTAGAGAATGATTTTGACTTCTACATGCCTCGTGGGGCAAG ATGTCCTAGATTAGATGTGGGCTTCAATGCTGAAAATTTAGTTCCAGAAGACATAAGGGATAATTCCAGCTTGCAGAG CGATGAGTCATGCTCATCCACTGCTG TGATGGGTGAGGCCATCAAGCATTCATCATCAAGGTTACGGACAGAAGACAACAGAAGAAACCGTATAGATGCTTTTGCAAGCACTAGAAATAAGTGCAGCACTAAGGAAGAAAAACGTAGCAGCATGTCAAATCCATCAAAGCGAAAATCATCTCATTACTCAACCTCTATTCTCCAGGAAGAGTTGAGTGCACATAACATCTGGCAATTTGAGGAAAGATGTGTATCAGTTGATAGAAGTTCTGGTGCCACTTCATTCTGTCAAGATCTAGAGGAAAATTTTCCCGTCTTTGGCGCCAAGAATAAAACCGAAGACCCTTTCAACATCTTTACAAACCCAGAATTACAGAACAAGGTAAGTGCTTCCTCTGGGGGATTTAAGAGGGCTGCACTGGCAGATTCACCTCCGCGCAGTTTTACCTCCCACAAGTTTGCATTTCCTTGTTCAAAGGCATTCCCAGATGCCGGGTCATGGCCAATGAGCTCAGGTTTATCTCCAGATTTTCAGTTCAAAGAAAAGCCTCAAGATGCTGCTGGTTTTCACCGGGAGACTTCATCAAGTGATACATCAGCACAGGGAAGTGCTAGCAAAGGTGAGAGAAAAGTGAGACTGCAAAAGCACAGATGCAATACATTTGAGCAAGGAGAAGATATTTTCATGGGAGATAATGAATTGTCCTCGGacaagaaaatggaaagagatgCTTCAAATTCCAATAATCATAAGCAAGAGGGTCAAGGCACAGAGGACACAAATCCAAAGACAACAGAGTCTCTTGAAAAGACAGATGACTCTCCTAACCATGTGGAAGAGATATCATCATCAATGAAGAAAGCTAACAAACATGAAAACAAAGTAGAAAAAAGAGA GAGCAATTGTGATGCTGAAAATCCTCTGAAATATGAAACTACAGAGGAAG AAATTAAAAACTGGGGGCACGAAGGAGGAAGAAACACGACGGTGAGTGGAAAACATAGTAATGAACACACTAGCTTGTCAGGTCAGGTAATGATTGAAACCTACGTCTTTCAGCTTCTTTGTGTTCAGAAGGTATGGAAGGAGGCATGCACAAGTACAACACCAGGAAGGAATAATCCCTTCCTTGGACCTGGCAGTGATGCAATTTTTCATCGgatttag